A DNA window from Limanda limanda chromosome 6, fLimLim1.1, whole genome shotgun sequence contains the following coding sequences:
- the bace1 gene encoding beta-secretase 1 isoform X2, whose product MRHRNLRCISVRPDETLEPFFDSLVRQTTVPNLFSLQLCGAGFTQNDILGSATVGGSMIIGGVDKSLHVGDLWYTPIRREWYYEVIIVRIEVNGQDLNMDCKEYNYDKSIVDSGTTNLRLPRKVFQAAVKAIEAASSTEQFPSGFWLGEQLVCWQVGTTPWHIFPVISLYLMSENRNQSFRISILPQQYLRPVEDVASAQEDCYKFAVSQSSTGTVMGAVIMEGFYVVFDREKKRIGFAVSTCHVHDEFRTASVEGPFHGVDLEDCGYNIPQTDESTLMTIAYIMAGICALFMLPLCLMVCQWRFARCIHPHGDFADDISLLK is encoded by the exons atgaggcaccgaaatcttcgttgcatttcggtccgg CCTGATGAGACATTGGAGCCTTTCTTTGACTCTCTGGTTCGTCAGACCACGGTCCCCaacctcttctctctccagctgtgtGGAGCTGGCTTCACCCAAAACGACATCCTCGGCAGCGCTACTGTTGGTGGCAGCatg ATCATCGGTGGAGTGGACAAATCACTGCACGTAGGAGATCTTTGGTACACCCCTATCCGCAGGGAATGGTATTATGAGGTGATCATCGTACGTATTGAGGTTAATGGGCAGGACCTCAACATGGACTGTAAAGAG TACAACTATGATAAGAGTATTGTAGACAGTGGCACCACCAACCTTCGGCTGCCTAGGAAAGTCTTCCAGGCTGCAGTCAAGGCTATTGAAGCTGCCTCTTCG ACTGAACAGTTTCCCTCTGGATTTTGGCTGGGGGAGCAGCTGGTATGTTGGCAGGTCGGCACTACGCCCTGGCACATCTTCCCAGTTATCTCCCTTTACCTGATGAGTGAAAACCGCAACCAGTCCTTCCGAATCTCCATCCTACCGCAG CAATACCTGAGGCCAGTAGAGGATGTGGCTTCAGCCCAGGAGGACTGCTATAAATTCGCCGTTTCCCAGTCGAGCACTGGAACAGTGATGGGGGCTGTCATCATGGAGGGCTTCTACGTGGTCTTTGACCGTGAGAAGAAGAGGATTGGCTTTGCTGTTAGCACTTGCCATG TGCACGATGAGTTTCGCACAGCCTCTGTGGAGGGCCCATTCCACGGCGTTGACCTGGAGGACTGCGGCTACAACATCCCTCAGACGGACGAGTCCACTCTCATGACCATCGCCTACATCATGGCCGGAATCTGTGCTCTCTTCATGCTGCCGCTGTGTCTCATGGTGTGCCAGTGGCGCTTCGCCCGTTGCATCCACCCACACGGGGACTTTGCTGATGACATATCGCTCCTGAagtga
- the bace1 gene encoding beta-secretase 1 isoform X1 encodes MEAPSLRGALLLLSAMCCLGGGHSAPEASGLPRAIRVPLRQGARAEPLLPLPLLPPDAAGRRAARRRRGAAASGISFVDMIDNLRGKSGQGYYVEMAVGSPPQKLNILVDTGSSNFAVGAAAHPFLHRYYHRSLSGSYNDLGRSVYVPYTQGRWEGELGTDLVSVPHGPNASLRANIAAITQSDRFFINGSNWEGILGLAYADIARPDETLEPFFDSLVRQTTVPNLFSLQLCGAGFTQNDILGSATVGGSMIIGGVDKSLHVGDLWYTPIRREWYYEVIIVRIEVNGQDLNMDCKEYNYDKSIVDSGTTNLRLPRKVFQAAVKAIEAASSTEQFPSGFWLGEQLVCWQVGTTPWHIFPVISLYLMSENRNQSFRISILPQQYLRPVEDVASAQEDCYKFAVSQSSTGTVMGAVIMEGFYVVFDREKKRIGFAVSTCHVHDEFRTASVEGPFHGVDLEDCGYNIPQTDESTLMTIAYIMAGICALFMLPLCLMVCQWRFARCIHPHGDFADDISLLK; translated from the exons ATGGAGGCGCCGTCGCTACGGGGCGCTCTGCTCCTGTTGTCGGCGATGTGCTGCCTCGGCGGCGGTCACTCGGCGCCGGAAGCCTCGGGCCTGCCGCGGGCCATCCGCGTGCCACTGCGGCAAGGCGCCCGGGCTGAGCCGCTCCTGCCGCTGCCGCTCCTGCCGCCCGACGCCGCGGGGCGACGCGCGGCGCGGCGCCGGAGAGGAGCGGCAGCGAGCGGCATCAGCTTCGTGGACATGATCGATAACCTGCGGGGGAAGTCCGGGCAGGGGTACTACGTGGAGATGGCCGTGGGTTCTCCTCCGCAGAAG CTGAACATATTGGTGGACACAGGAAGCAGTAACTTTGCTGTCGGGGCAGCTGCACATCCCTTTCTGCACAGATACTACCATCGCTCACT CTCCGGCTCATACAATGACCTCGGAAGGAGCGTGTACGTTCCTTACACCCAAGGCCGCTGGGAAGGGGAGCTGGGCACGGACCTAGTCTCTGTCCCACACGGCCCCAACGCCAGTCTGCGTGCCAACATTGCTGCAATCACCCAGTCAGATCGCTTCTTCATCAACGGATCCAACTGGGAGGGAATCCTGGGACTGGCCTACGCTGACATAGCCCGG CCTGATGAGACATTGGAGCCTTTCTTTGACTCTCTGGTTCGTCAGACCACGGTCCCCaacctcttctctctccagctgtgtGGAGCTGGCTTCACCCAAAACGACATCCTCGGCAGCGCTACTGTTGGTGGCAGCatg ATCATCGGTGGAGTGGACAAATCACTGCACGTAGGAGATCTTTGGTACACCCCTATCCGCAGGGAATGGTATTATGAGGTGATCATCGTACGTATTGAGGTTAATGGGCAGGACCTCAACATGGACTGTAAAGAG TACAACTATGATAAGAGTATTGTAGACAGTGGCACCACCAACCTTCGGCTGCCTAGGAAAGTCTTCCAGGCTGCAGTCAAGGCTATTGAAGCTGCCTCTTCG ACTGAACAGTTTCCCTCTGGATTTTGGCTGGGGGAGCAGCTGGTATGTTGGCAGGTCGGCACTACGCCCTGGCACATCTTCCCAGTTATCTCCCTTTACCTGATGAGTGAAAACCGCAACCAGTCCTTCCGAATCTCCATCCTACCGCAG CAATACCTGAGGCCAGTAGAGGATGTGGCTTCAGCCCAGGAGGACTGCTATAAATTCGCCGTTTCCCAGTCGAGCACTGGAACAGTGATGGGGGCTGTCATCATGGAGGGCTTCTACGTGGTCTTTGACCGTGAGAAGAAGAGGATTGGCTTTGCTGTTAGCACTTGCCATG TGCACGATGAGTTTCGCACAGCCTCTGTGGAGGGCCCATTCCACGGCGTTGACCTGGAGGACTGCGGCTACAACATCCCTCAGACGGACGAGTCCACTCTCATGACCATCGCCTACATCATGGCCGGAATCTGTGCTCTCTTCATGCTGCCGCTGTGTCTCATGGTGTGCCAGTGGCGCTTCGCCCGTTGCATCCACCCACACGGGGACTTTGCTGATGACATATCGCTCCTGAagtga